A window of Ignavibacteriales bacterium contains these coding sequences:
- a CDS encoding FAD-binding protein — translation MKKEIELVLPPEYVNDYSYQRNLAAKELKLNIEEITAVQIIRRSVDARSKNPIFRAKAIVYLNEEPVDIYSSIIFKPVKGNKKILIVGMGPAGMFAALRLIELGIKPIILERGKDVQSRRKDLHDIQQFGNVNPDSNYCFGEGGAGTYSDGKLYTRSTKRGDVNRILNIFVQHGSQKEILIDAHPHIGSNILPKVVQAIRQTIIDCGGEIHFDSRVTDFILDGKQLKGLVVNTEKEFLGDSVILATGHSARDIYYLLDKHKIKLEAKPFAMGVRIEHPQKLIDEIQYHSKERNSNLPVSSYNLACQVNDRGVYSFCMCPGGIIIPASTSSEELVLNGMSVSRRDSPFANSGLVVSVDEKDWEQYKSFGVFAGLEFQKEVERIAFEAGGKKQRAPSQRITDFVKGEISKTLPESSYIPGIISSPLHEILPKNIAEGIRKSLFIFDKKMKGYYSEEAQILAAETRTSSPIRIPRDNKSLMHIEVEGLFPCGEGAGYAGGIVSAAIDGERCADAVGFILK, via the coding sequence ATGAAAAAAGAAATCGAGCTCGTACTTCCACCCGAATATGTCAATGATTATTCATATCAAAGAAATCTTGCTGCAAAAGAATTAAAACTTAACATTGAAGAAATTACTGCCGTTCAAATTATCCGACGATCTGTTGATGCGCGAAGTAAGAATCCAATCTTCAGAGCAAAGGCAATTGTGTATTTGAATGAAGAGCCTGTTGATATTTATTCCTCAATAATTTTTAAGCCGGTAAAAGGAAACAAAAAAATATTGATCGTAGGGATGGGTCCAGCCGGAATGTTTGCTGCATTAAGATTAATTGAGTTGGGAATTAAACCAATAATTTTAGAACGCGGTAAAGATGTTCAATCCCGCCGCAAAGATTTACATGATATCCAGCAATTTGGCAACGTCAATCCGGATTCAAATTATTGTTTTGGTGAAGGCGGTGCCGGAACATACAGTGATGGAAAACTTTACACTCGCTCGACAAAACGCGGCGATGTAAATAGAATACTCAACATTTTTGTTCAGCATGGTTCACAGAAAGAAATATTAATTGATGCACATCCGCATATTGGTTCGAATATTCTTCCAAAAGTTGTTCAAGCAATCCGCCAAACAATTATTGATTGCGGCGGAGAAATTCATTTCGATTCCCGCGTTACAGATTTTATTCTTGATGGAAAGCAATTAAAAGGATTAGTAGTCAACACCGAAAAAGAATTCCTTGGTGATTCGGTTATACTTGCTACAGGACATTCTGCGCGTGATATTTACTATCTCTTAGATAAGCATAAAATTAAACTTGAAGCGAAACCGTTTGCAATGGGCGTTCGAATTGAGCATCCGCAAAAACTTATTGATGAAATTCAATATCACTCAAAAGAAAGAAATTCAAATCTGCCGGTTTCAAGTTACAACTTAGCTTGTCAAGTGAACGACCGCGGAGTTTATTCGTTTTGTATGTGTCCTGGTGGAATAATAATTCCGGCATCAACCTCTTCAGAAGAACTTGTTCTTAACGGAATGAGTGTCTCCCGAAGAGATTCTCCGTTTGCTAATTCCGGATTAGTAGTTTCGGTTGATGAAAAAGATTGGGAACAGTATAAATCATTTGGAGTTTTTGCCGGACTCGAATTCCAAAAAGAAGTTGAGAGAATTGCATTCGAAGCAGGAGGAAAAAAACAGAGAGCGCCATCACAACGTATAACTGATTTTGTAAAAGGAGAAATTTCTAAAACACTTCCAGAATCATCATATATACCGGGAATAATTAGTTCACCTCTTCATGAAATTCTTCCGAAAAATATTGCTGAAGGAATTAGAAAGAGTTTATTTATATTCGACAAAAAGATGAAAGGATATTACTCAGAAGAAGCGCAGATTCTTGCAGCCGAAACACGAACCAGTTCTCCAATCAGAATTCCACGTGACAATAAATCTTTAATGCACATTGAAGTAGAAGGATTATTTCCGTGTGGCGAAGGTGCTGGATATGCCGGTGGCATCGTTTCTGCTGCAATAGATGGAGAACGTTGCGCTGATGCTGTTGGTTTTATTTTAAAATAA
- a CDS encoding SDR family oxidoreductase, with amino-acid sequence MDLKLKDKTVLVTASSSGIGRAAAELFIKEGCRVAICSHNKENLLKTSQEIKSLYNIEPLWEVCDINNPQDIEDTVHVVQKSLGDIDILVNNCGGPIPGFFEDLYDENWEDAFEQVLMSTIRFTRFVLPGMKSKNWGRIINITSLSVKQPVDNLVLSNSLRSAVTAFAKTLSNQIGKYNITVNNVAPGYTLTSRLHELAETRAKLANTTTENILASMANDVPLKRTANPNEVASMIVYLASEQAGYITGQTIAVDGGIIKSTY; translated from the coding sequence ATGGATCTAAAACTAAAGGACAAAACAGTTCTTGTAACTGCGTCTAGCAGCGGAATAGGAAGAGCGGCTGCAGAATTATTTATTAAAGAGGGATGTAGAGTTGCAATTTGTTCACACAATAAAGAAAATCTTTTGAAAACATCTCAAGAAATAAAATCACTTTATAATATTGAACCGTTATGGGAAGTTTGCGATATAAATAATCCGCAAGATATTGAAGACACAGTTCATGTTGTTCAAAAAAGTTTAGGCGATATTGATATTCTGGTAAATAATTGCGGCGGTCCAATCCCCGGATTTTTTGAGGACCTTTATGATGAAAATTGGGAAGATGCTTTTGAACAAGTTTTGATGAGCACTATCCGTTTTACCCGTTTTGTTTTGCCCGGTATGAAATCAAAAAATTGGGGAAGGATAATCAATATAACTTCATTATCAGTTAAACAACCGGTAGATAATTTGGTTTTATCAAACTCACTAAGAAGTGCTGTAACGGCATTTGCAAAAACATTAAGTAATCAAATTGGCAAGTACAATATTACTGTTAATAATGTTGCACCAGGATATACACTTACTTCAAGATTGCACGAACTTGCTGAAACCAGAGCCAAACTTGCAAACACAACAACGGAAAATATTTTAGCTTCGATGGCTAATGATGTACCATTGAAAAGAACTGCAAATCCAAACGAAGTTGCATCAATGATCGTTTATCTGGCTTCTGAGCAAGCGGGTTACATTACGGGACAAACAATTGCTGTGGATGGCGGAATTATCAAATCAACCTATTAA
- a CDS encoding acetate kinase — protein sequence MKVLVLNCGSSSIKYQFIDTTSKIALAQGMVERIGMSSAILTHQPHDREKIKIVGEILDHTIAIEYVVAVLLSKNHGVIKDKKEIDAVGHRVVHGGETFSGSVLITDQVMKALKDNIELAPLHNPPNIKGIQATKEHLPSTPQVGVFDTAFHVKMPPRAYLYGIPYELYKKYKIRRYGFHGTSHRYVSERAAAVLGKPIENLKIITAHLGNGCSMAAVDGGRSVDTTMGFTPLEGLIMGTRSGDIDPSIILYIMAKEGLSLSEANTLLNKHSGLIGISGESSDMREIEEAVAEGNKKAKYAFDVFTYRIKKYVGAYTAAMGGLDALVFTGGIGENSVMVRKDVCMNMEFLGIKFDELVNQNVKGECSISSSDSKVNVLRIPTNEELVIALDTEVIVTEQLSLKQTVNVN from the coding sequence ATGAAAGTTTTGGTTCTTAACTGCGGTAGTTCATCTATTAAATATCAGTTTATAGATACGACAAGCAAAATTGCACTTGCTCAAGGAATGGTTGAAAGAATTGGTATGTCGAGCGCGATACTAACTCATCAACCGCATGATAGAGAAAAAATAAAAATTGTCGGAGAAATCCTTGATCACACAATCGCAATCGAATATGTTGTTGCCGTTCTTCTTTCAAAAAATCACGGTGTAATTAAAGATAAAAAAGAAATTGATGCAGTCGGCCATAGAGTTGTTCACGGTGGAGAAACATTTTCCGGTTCTGTTTTAATTACAGATCAAGTTATGAAAGCATTGAAAGACAATATTGAACTTGCACCGCTTCATAATCCTCCAAACATAAAAGGTATTCAAGCAACAAAAGAACATTTACCAAGTACACCGCAAGTCGGAGTATTTGATACAGCATTTCATGTAAAAATGCCTCCGCGTGCTTATTTATATGGAATCCCATATGAACTTTACAAAAAATATAAAATTCGCCGTTATGGATTTCATGGAACATCGCACCGTTATGTTTCTGAAAGAGCAGCGGCAGTACTTGGCAAGCCGATCGAAAATTTAAAAATAATTACAGCTCATCTTGGCAACGGGTGCTCAATGGCAGCTGTTGACGGCGGAAGATCTGTAGATACAACAATGGGTTTCACTCCGCTTGAAGGTTTGATAATGGGAACTCGAAGCGGTGATATTGATCCATCGATAATTCTTTACATTATGGCTAAAGAAGGACTATCACTTTCGGAAGCTAATACTCTGCTTAATAAACACAGTGGTTTGATAGGCATCAGCGGTGAAAGCAGTGATATGCGCGAAATCGAAGAAGCTGTTGCTGAAGGAAATAAAAAAGCAAAATATGCGTTCGATGTTTTCACTTATCGAATTAAAAAATATGTAGGCGCTTATACTGCTGCTATGGGCGGATTGGATGCTTTAGTTTTTACCGGCGGCATCGGTGAAAATTCAGTTATGGTTCGCAAAGATGTTTGTATGAATATGGAATTTCTTGGAATTAAGTTTGATGAATTGGTTAACCAAAATGTAAAAGGAGAATGTTCAATATCAAGTTCTGATTCCAAAGTTAACGTTCTTAGAATTCCGACGAATGAAGAATTAGTAATTGCACTTGATACGGAGGTAATTGTCACTGAGCAGCTCTCATTGAAACAAACTGTAAATGTGAATTAG
- a CDS encoding 3-hydroxyacyl-CoA dehydrogenase NAD-binding domain-containing protein: MAQEKLKLEDLLGGVQKEEDLGRIDYVAIIGGGVMGQGIAQTIANAGVDVLLIEKSEEQLERAKENLTATMEREIARWALTQSEMNSVLSRIKWTTELSEIPECDIIIEAVDENYDLKRKIFKELDLIAKPETIFISNTSTLSLTKIAEVTNRRDRIIGMHFLNPVPKVPLVELVRALETSDKTVEIIKKFASRIGKTAIPVYEYPGFVTTRAIVPLLNEAMHILLEGLATAKDIDTAMRLGYNFKVGPLEMADTMGLDEVLAWMETLWSTLGEPRYRPCPILRKLVRERKLGKKTGEGFFKYDSDEKIIN, encoded by the coding sequence ATGGCTCAAGAAAAATTGAAATTAGAGGATTTACTCGGCGGTGTTCAAAAAGAAGAAGATCTTGGAAGGATTGACTATGTTGCAATTATTGGCGGCGGTGTAATGGGACAGGGAATTGCACAGACAATAGCCAATGCCGGTGTTGATGTTTTATTGATCGAAAAATCAGAAGAACAATTAGAACGGGCAAAAGAAAATTTGACAGCAACAATGGAACGGGAAATCGCTCGCTGGGCATTAACACAAAGTGAAATGAATTCCGTCCTAAGCAGAATTAAGTGGACAACTGAGCTAAGTGAAATTCCAGAATGTGATATTATAATCGAAGCAGTTGATGAGAATTATGATCTAAAGAGAAAAATATTTAAGGAATTAGATTTAATAGCAAAACCGGAAACTATTTTTATTTCCAACACTTCTACTTTAAGTTTAACTAAGATAGCAGAAGTAACCAACCGGCGTGATAGAATCATTGGAATGCATTTTCTAAATCCTGTACCCAAAGTTCCGCTTGTTGAGTTGGTCCGTGCTCTTGAAACATCTGATAAAACTGTTGAGATAATTAAAAAATTTGCTTCACGTATTGGGAAAACTGCCATTCCGGTTTATGAATATCCTGGATTCGTAACGACACGTGCAATCGTTCCACTTTTGAATGAAGCTATGCATATTCTTCTTGAAGGTCTCGCAACCGCAAAAGATATTGATACTGCGATGAGACTAGGTTATAATTTCAAAGTTGGTCCTCTTGAAATGGCTGACACAATGGGACTTGATGAAGTCCTTGCATGGATGGAAACATTATGGTCAACACTTGGTGAGCCGCGTTATCGTCCTTGCCCGATACTTCGTAAACTTGTCCGTGAAAGAAAACTTGGCAAGAAAACCGGCGAAGGATTTTTTAAATATGATTCTGATGAAAAAATAATTAATTAA
- a CDS encoding ABC transporter permease, which translates to MKNIYHLVIKDIIRFLNDKRAVILTFIVPIILIIIFGNIFGGSGGVRGKADLILVNESNSIVAKLLEAKLDSSKSLQTVKRYKAENGKDTLKFDEKTAKEWVRTGKISAAVIMPKDFFTDTSSAIKIKFYYDPKNEIESNIIQGNMQQTIFTQIPRMMPILMQRKAANYMGNDSTKKFMKGIGNIVHRYFGVSSDSFYNRLTKVDSASLFSSSTDTSTETNFMSNLIKFDSEQLVGKKITNPGLTRAVGGWAMMFLLFSLTGAATSIFEEKNEGTLKRLLCMPITRSDILWSKYIYSMLLGTIQLLVMFVFAWAFFGVEIFANFGNLLILIIASAAAAVSFGMLITSITKTYSQANGISTLLILVMSALGGSWFPTSFLPGWMQVISKGTLTFWSMEGFLQVLWRHSSFAGIATNVLVLLSIAFLINFYALIRFRRGII; encoded by the coding sequence TTGAAAAACATTTACCATTTAGTTATAAAAGATATAATCAGATTTTTGAATGACAAACGTGCTGTAATTCTCACTTTTATTGTCCCGATTATTTTAATTATAATTTTCGGAAATATTTTTGGTGGCAGCGGCGGAGTACGTGGGAAAGCAGATTTAATACTCGTAAATGAAAGTAATTCGATTGTCGCAAAATTACTCGAAGCAAAACTTGATTCATCAAAATCATTACAGACGGTAAAAAGATACAAAGCTGAAAACGGAAAAGACACCTTAAAGTTTGACGAAAAGACAGCAAAGGAATGGGTGAGAACGGGAAAAATTTCTGCCGCTGTAATTATGCCGAAAGATTTTTTTACCGATACATCTTCGGCGATCAAGATTAAATTCTATTATGATCCTAAAAATGAAATTGAGTCTAACATAATTCAAGGGAATATGCAGCAAACGATCTTTACACAAATCCCGCGAATGATGCCGATACTCATGCAAAGAAAAGCTGCCAATTATATGGGTAATGACAGTACAAAAAAATTTATGAAAGGTATTGGAAATATTGTTCATAGATATTTTGGTGTTTCATCCGATTCATTTTATAATCGGTTAACCAAAGTTGATTCAGCGTCACTTTTTTCTAGTTCCACTGATACAAGCACAGAAACAAATTTCATGTCCAACCTAATAAAGTTTGATAGCGAACAATTAGTTGGTAAAAAAATTACAAATCCCGGTTTAACACGTGCTGTCGGCGGTTGGGCAATGATGTTTCTACTCTTCTCATTAACCGGTGCGGCGACTTCTATTTTCGAAGAAAAAAATGAAGGGACATTAAAACGTCTTCTCTGTATGCCAATAACGCGCTCGGATATTCTTTGGAGTAAATATATTTACTCAATGCTTCTTGGGACGATCCAACTTTTAGTGATGTTTGTTTTTGCTTGGGCGTTTTTCGGTGTAGAAATTTTTGCAAACTTCGGAAACTTATTGATTTTAATTATTGCATCTGCAGCTGCGGCAGTTTCGTTCGGCATGCTAATAACTTCGATCACTAAAACTTATAGTCAAGCAAACGGAATTTCTACTTTACTTATTTTAGTGATGTCAGCACTCGGCGGTTCATGGTTTCCCACTTCGTTTTTACCGGGTTGGATGCAAGTAATTTCTAAAGGTACTCTAACATTTTGGTCTATGGAAGGATTTCTTCAAGTTCTTTGGAGACACTCTAGCTTTGCCGGTATTGCAACGAATGTTCTAGTTCTTTTATCAATCGCTTTTTTGATCAACTTCTATGCGTTAATTCGTTTTAGAAGAGGTATCATTTAA
- a CDS encoding ABC transporter ATP-binding protein, producing MLRISHIIKNFENVNALQNVSLTINRGEFFGLLGPNGAGKSTLMNIIIGYIEADSGQISFNDQIISSSNINLRKKFGYVPQEVSLYLELSAHQNLKIFGKFYDFGAKQLENKIEEVLELVQLKDRKKDPVKEFSGGMKRRLNLAASLLHNPEILLCDEPTVGVDPQSRNAIFDMLNILNKAGKTILYTTHYMEEAERLCSRLAIIDNGNIIAQGTLIDLINLLNQKDTIKIQKTAFTQNKLTLLKDIGQVSEHDFYLELIPSESYNQNSKIFGKLEEIGIQNEFVQISRATLEDVFLNLTGRSLRD from the coding sequence ATGCTTAGAATCAGCCATATAATTAAGAATTTCGAAAATGTAAATGCTCTTCAGAACGTGAGCTTAACAATAAATAGAGGTGAATTTTTTGGTTTGCTTGGACCGAATGGAGCCGGTAAATCAACCTTGATGAATATTATTATCGGTTATATCGAAGCAGATAGCGGACAAATTTCATTTAATGATCAAATAATTTCTTCAAGTAATATTAATCTTCGTAAAAAATTTGGTTACGTTCCGCAAGAAGTCTCTCTTTATCTTGAACTAAGCGCACATCAAAATCTAAAAATCTTTGGGAAATTTTATGATTTCGGCGCTAAACAACTTGAAAATAAAATTGAAGAAGTTCTGGAGTTAGTTCAGTTAAAAGATAGAAAGAAAGATCCTGTTAAGGAATTTTCCGGTGGAATGAAAAGACGGTTAAATCTCGCAGCAAGTTTGCTACACAATCCGGAAATCCTTCTCTGTGATGAACCAACAGTCGGCGTAGATCCTCAATCTCGAAATGCAATCTTTGATATGTTAAATATTTTGAACAAAGCCGGTAAGACAATCCTCTACACGACACATTATATGGAAGAGGCGGAACGTTTATGTTCGCGGCTTGCAATTATTGATAATGGAAATATTATTGCTCAAGGGACATTGATTGATCTCATCAATCTTCTTAATCAAAAAGATACAATAAAAATTCAGAAGACAGCATTCACTCAGAATAAACTTACTTTACTAAAAGATATAGGACAGGTAAGCGAACATGATTTTTATTTAGAATTAATACCGAGTGAAAGCTATAATCAAAATTCAAAAATATTTGGTAAACTTGAAGAAATTGGGATACAGAATGAATTTGTGCAGATCAGCCGTGCTACGCTAGAGGATGTTTTCTTGAACTTAACGGGAAGGAGCTTGAGAGATTGA
- a CDS encoding RecQ family ATP-dependent DNA helicase has translation MNSSKDVLQKFFDYNDFRPGQLEIISSILNEENILAILPTGAGKSLCYQIPSLMSKSFAIVVSPLIALMKDQVDALNARENISAFINSSLVSRDSDKVISGLSSGQIKILYVSPEKLTNSNFAERMKSLSPSYLFVDEAHCISEWGHNFRPSYRKIKEFISFTGIKNISAFTATATEDVRTDIIKQLGLNNPKIFVRGFERDNLCLNVLHTTHKKEKCIDILKGKNQSAIIYTSTRKSTEEVADFLRLNKIDAVYYHAGLTSELRRMIQDDFLSGRKNTIVSTNAFGMGIDKSDVRTIIHYNLPGTIENYYQEIGRAGRDGKESDIFLLYDEKDKLIQQYFISSGNPSRYQIENVYDTLYNCGNVALGSIPQKDISLDANFFSLLEKKRMNRGLIDSSLRVLEESGYLKFKSDLENKHFVQFLLEPTRLNLFLKNFTDNEAKDLVLFLAREYGSTIFNSKIKINIQKLSGVLESSDHEIIIQLEKLSSVGILAYEKPLLFPAVSLLQNRALANEISLDMNRVENIAQHSKMKLERLIDYANTESCRFKYILEYFGQQDENYKCNKCDKCRGYVKAGRITLEYLEEIILQTIHEAKLPIKKKNILEIVTGETDLSSLKKFSTFGSGVHFKKDEIEKSLGNLERSNLIIAQNNVLTLSEKGIEQFSVTEESDLPNSSNIEYENDLKLFNLLRQIRKEAAEKFNQKPNLICPDEVMRTITKLKPSSPSELLNINGFNSRMYNKIGEDFLNTLKEFKTSEDLSNRLKNKNLPDNINQVLELVQKKYSLQDIASLTKLPEAIVSTQIETLIEAIPDLEIDSLFEKNELKLINEKIDSGLTDLKGLRESLKNKISFAKLRIAAAKKRVS, from the coding sequence ATGAATAGTTCAAAAGACGTATTACAGAAATTTTTTGATTACAATGATTTCCGCCCGGGACAGTTAGAGATTATTTCTTCAATATTAAATGAAGAAAATATTCTTGCAATTCTTCCGACAGGTGCAGGAAAATCTCTTTGCTATCAAATCCCGTCTTTAATGTCTAAATCTTTTGCAATTGTAGTTTCTCCGCTTATTGCGTTAATGAAAGACCAAGTTGATGCACTCAATGCGAGAGAAAATATTTCAGCATTCATTAACAGTTCATTAGTCTCCCGTGATAGCGATAAAGTTATATCCGGACTTTCATCAGGACAAATTAAAATATTATATGTCTCGCCGGAGAAACTTACCAATAGTAATTTTGCTGAGAGAATGAAGTCATTATCACCTTCCTATTTATTCGTTGATGAAGCACATTGCATAAGTGAATGGGGACATAATTTCCGGCCGAGTTATAGAAAAATAAAAGAGTTCATCAGTTTCACCGGAATTAAAAATATCTCTGCTTTTACTGCAACTGCGACAGAAGATGTACGCACGGATATTATAAAACAGCTTGGACTTAATAATCCGAAAATATTTGTACGTGGTTTCGAGAGAGATAATTTATGTCTGAATGTACTCCATACAACTCATAAAAAAGAAAAGTGCATTGATATTCTAAAAGGGAAAAATCAATCGGCAATTATTTATACTTCTACAAGAAAATCTACAGAAGAAGTTGCCGATTTTCTAAGACTGAATAAAATTGATGCAGTTTATTATCACGCGGGGTTAACTTCTGAATTACGGAGAATGATACAGGATGATTTTTTATCCGGACGCAAAAATACAATAGTATCAACAAATGCATTCGGAATGGGAATTGATAAAAGTGATGTTCGAACTATTATTCACTACAATCTTCCGGGTACAATTGAAAATTATTATCAAGAGATAGGCAGAGCCGGGCGAGATGGAAAAGAATCCGATATTTTTTTATTGTACGATGAGAAAGACAAACTAATTCAGCAATATTTTATTTCCAGTGGAAATCCATCGCGTTACCAGATTGAAAATGTTTATGATACACTTTACAATTGCGGTAATGTAGCATTGGGATCTATTCCGCAAAAAGATATTTCACTTGATGCAAATTTCTTTTCTCTTCTCGAAAAAAAGAGAATGAACCGCGGTTTGATTGATTCATCGCTTCGAGTTTTAGAGGAGTCCGGTTATCTCAAATTCAAATCCGATCTTGAGAATAAACATTTCGTTCAATTTCTTCTTGAACCGACGCGTTTGAATTTATTTCTAAAAAATTTCACCGATAATGAGGCAAAAGATTTAGTTCTATTTCTTGCTCGTGAATATGGCAGTACAATTTTCAATTCAAAGATTAAGATTAATATCCAAAAGCTTAGCGGCGTATTAGAGTCATCCGATCATGAAATTATTATTCAACTTGAAAAATTATCATCTGTTGGTATTCTTGCTTACGAAAAACCATTGCTGTTTCCGGCTGTGTCTTTACTCCAAAACCGAGCTTTAGCAAATGAAATTTCTCTTGATATGAATCGTGTTGAAAATATAGCACAGCATTCAAAAATGAAATTAGAAAGATTAATTGATTATGCCAATACAGAAAGCTGCCGTTTCAAATACATTCTTGAGTACTTCGGACAACAAGATGAAAATTATAAATGCAATAAATGCGATAAATGCCGTGGTTATGTTAAAGCAGGTAGAATAACTTTAGAATATTTGGAAGAAATAATTTTACAGACAATTCATGAAGCTAAACTTCCTATTAAAAAGAAAAATATTCTGGAGATTGTTACCGGAGAAACTGATCTCAGTTCGCTTAAAAAGTTTTCAACTTTTGGATCAGGTGTTCACTTCAAGAAGGATGAAATTGAAAAATCACTTGGTAATCTAGAAAGGTCTAATTTAATTATTGCTCAGAATAATGTACTGACATTATCTGAGAAAGGAATAGAACAATTTTCCGTGACGGAAGAATCAGATCTGCCAAATTCCTCAAACATAGAATATGAAAATGATCTTAAACTTTTTAATTTATTACGCCAAATAAGAAAAGAGGCGGCTGAAAAGTTTAATCAAAAACCGAATTTAATTTGTCCAGATGAAGTAATGAGAACTATCACTAAATTAAAGCCATCTTCCCCTTCAGAGTTATTAAATATTAACGGATTTAATAGTAGGATGTACAATAAGATTGGTGAAGATTTCTTAAATACCTTAAAAGAATTCAAGACCTCGGAAGATTTAAGTAATAGACTTAAGAATAAAAATCTGCCGGATAACATTAATCAAGTATTAGAACTCGTCCAGAAAAAATATTCTCTTCAAGATATTGCATCGTTAACAAAACTGCCTGAAGCAATCGTGTCTACTCAGATTGAAACTTTGATTGAGGCAATTCCCGATTTAGAGATTGATTCTCTATTCGAGAAGAATGAATTAAAATTAATTAACGAAAAGATAGATTCTGGTTTAACAGATTTGAAAGGATTACGAGAATCATTAAAAAATAAGATAAGTTTTGCTAAGCTTAGAATTGCGGCTGCTAAAAAGAGAGTTAGTTGA
- a CDS encoding rhomboid family intramembrane serine protease, giving the protein MGLDSRDYYKPSGMGGFSFFPPVLKKILFANGIVFFIQLIAQMIVYPYLVEGYTVSYDYLFTKYFALNPILGDHNNFYVWQLLTYQFMHANFTHILFNMFMLWMFGMEIENIMGSKKFLIFYLACGIGAGLIQLFLSPLFEGGMAPTIGASGAVFGVMIAFAMFFPDRYVYVYFLIPVKAKYLIAFLVVIEFMSVGNQSLVAHLAHIGGAITAFFFILYDRRSRISAGNIFGTFKKSSNGFSSSSFRNIFKSQPKDVKDAKFYDINDSKKEDVVTDAEIDAILDKISKSGYQNLSDREKKILFEASKKK; this is encoded by the coding sequence ATGGGATTAGATTCAAGAGATTATTACAAACCATCTGGAATGGGCGGATTTAGTTTTTTCCCGCCGGTACTTAAAAAAATATTATTTGCAAATGGGATTGTTTTTTTTATTCAACTTATTGCGCAAATGATAGTTTACCCTTATTTAGTCGAAGGTTACACAGTAAGCTATGATTACCTTTTCACAAAATATTTTGCTCTTAATCCTATTCTTGGTGACCACAACAACTTTTACGTTTGGCAGTTATTGACTTATCAATTCATGCATGCAAATTTTACTCATATTCTATTTAATATGTTTATGTTATGGATGTTCGGGATGGAAATAGAAAACATAATGGGTTCTAAGAAATTCTTAATCTTTTATCTTGCATGCGGAATTGGTGCAGGATTAATCCAGCTTTTCTTATCACCATTATTCGAAGGTGGGATGGCACCAACTATCGGTGCTTCCGGTGCAGTATTTGGTGTAATGATTGCTTTCGCAATGTTTTTTCCTGACCGTTATGTTTATGTCTACTTCTTAATTCCAGTTAAAGCAAAATATTTGATTGCATTTCTTGTAGTGATCGAGTTTATGTCTGTTGGTAATCAAAGTCTTGTCGCACATCTCGCTCATATTGGCGGTGCAATCACAGCTTTCTTCTTTATACTTTACGATAGAAGAAGTCGTATAAGTGCAGGAAATATATTTGGGACATTCAAGAAATCAAGTAATGGATTTTCAAGTTCCTCATTCCGTAATATATTTAAATCACAACCAAAAGATGTTAAAGATGCAAAATTTTATGACATCAATGATTCTAAAAAAGAAGATGTTGTAACTGACGCTGAAATTGATGCAATTCTAGATAAAATAAGTAAAAGCGGATATCAAAATTTATCAGACCGTGAAAAGAAAATTTTATTTGAAGCCAGTAAGAAGAAATAA